AAACTATCCACGATGATTCAAATAGTTCATGAAAGAACTCAGCTCCTGTTTCTTCAGCTGAACTTCTGAACGCAAGCCCAAATGCATTTCCTTGGACTGCACCAAGCCTTGGCTTCCCACATATTGCTACAATCAACACTTTGGTTCGTTCCTCAGTGTAGCAAACACAGATCAATGGTTTCATCCTTGCTCCTTTCTCACGTAAAGCATCCATCAGAAAATAACCAAATTTAGTTAAAGCCTGAGGGTGACAAAGGAGCTTTGCATCGGCCGAGTCTTCAAGCTTCACCCACCTAAATTTACTCCCACTTCTTATAGAACCTTTCTTGGTTATCGCTGCACTACCTTGTCTAAGAATTGCCCTTTGAACCTTTATTGCTTGTCGCATTCCAGTTTCCAACTTGTCAAGCTTGGTCAAGGATAACGCGTCATAAGCCTCCCCAAACTGTCTGGAAGCACACGAGCCATCTGACTCTACAGATGCTTCTAGAAGTGCAGTAACCCCATACACTACATCTGCTGCTGAAACTTTCGAACTGTACCCATGAAGAAGCAAGAAACCTCTATAATAGAAATCAGTAAGCCCAAATTCCGGTAAATATTGTTCAAACATGTCCTTCATTCTCCTCTTGATCTCAATACTCATGTACTGAAACTTTTGTTTGCATTCCTCACGTGCAAAACCCATTCGAGCTAAAAGAAGCTGCATCTTCTTAATCCCATTATCACTCCACGTCTTCAATTTAGTCGCAATGTAGGATGAACACAGCATCGAATCGAACAAGTTCCATTCTTGTAACAACATAAGCCTGGGTTCATACTCATACGCAATCCTTGAAGAATTCGGTGCTGTCACCTTTGTTCCATCCTTAAGAGTAACCGAGGTAATAGAATCTAAATTACCCGAGCTGTTAATATGCTGTTCTAGCTCCATTACACCAGCCTGATACCGCTCATCAGTTAACCGCTCATGAACAAACTGATCAGTTAAAGCTACACACGCCAACCAAAGCAACGCGTTAGTATTCTTTCTCAAGAAATGTGACAACTCATACATCAAGCAACCCGATGGCTTCCCATGGAACGTACCCATATAAT
This portion of the Lycium ferocissimum isolate CSIRO_LF1 chromosome 1, AGI_CSIRO_Lferr_CH_V1, whole genome shotgun sequence genome encodes:
- the LOC132049599 gene encoding uncharacterized protein LOC132049599 translates to MVREQSIESFYTRLRDSALSSSSTSPLLVFPSTSDVDSLCALKIIGHVLESDSVRYACYPVSSFKEIYKYTGDNLGPNADEPITILLINWGCQRDLKKVLEIGPLARVFVVDSHRPIHLHNLSESNDRVVVLYTKDDEEQADLAYDFDVSALANASDLNSDDEFEDESDSEDENESDSEEEEDGGGTRRKKRRVENVSDLVKVFGKLKREYYYMGTFHGKPSGCLMYELSHFLRKNTNALLWLACVALTDQFVHERLTDERYQAGVMELEQHINSSGNLDSITSVTLKDGTKVTAPNSSRIAYEYEPRLMLLQEWNLFDSMLCSSYIATKLKTWSDNGIKKMQLLLARMGFAREECKQKFQYMSIEIKRRMKDMFEQYLPEFGLTDFYYRGFLLLHGYSSKVSAADVVYGVTALLEASVESDGSCASRQFGEAYDALSLTKLDKLETGMRQAIKVQRAILRQGSAAITKKGSIRSGSKFRWVKLEDSADAKLLCHPQALTKFGYFLMDALREKGARMKPLICVCYTEERTKVLIVAICGKPRLGAVQGNAFGLAFRSSAEETGAEFFHELFESSWIVLDAAAVNSFMIRLTEKLL